From one Nitrosococcus halophilus Nc 4 genomic stretch:
- the guaB gene encoding IMP dehydrogenase yields the protein MRMIQEALTFDDVLLLPAHSCVLPREANLATQLTRGIKLNIPLASAAMDTVTEGQLAISLAQEGGIGFIHKNMSVERQAAEVRKVKKFESGVIKEPITVTPDTSIEEVLALTRAHRISGVPVVEGEKLVGIVTSRDLRFETHFDSPVSNIMTPKSRLVTVPEGADRDEVVELLHQYRIEKVLVVDDQFRLRGLITVKDIQKATEYPLACKDEYGRLRVGAAVGIGPGGQERSIALVEAGVDVLVVDTAHGHAQGVLDQVRWVKTEYPDLQVVGGNIATGEAARALVEAGADGVKVGIGPGSICTTRVVAGVGVPQITAITNVAEALKDTNVPLIADGGIRYSGDFAKAIAAGAYSVMVGSMFAGTEEAPGEVELYQGRAYKSYRGMGSLGAMQQGSSDRYFQENSGEADKLVPEGIEGRVPYKGSLSAVVRQLVGGLQSSMGYTGCATIEEMRTRPTFIRVTAAGVRESHVHDVAITKEAPNYRMD from the coding sequence ATGCGCATGATCCAGGAAGCTCTTACTTTTGATGACGTTTTACTCCTTCCCGCCCACTCCTGCGTCTTGCCGCGAGAAGCAAACTTGGCAACTCAATTGACCCGCGGTATCAAGCTTAATATTCCCCTTGCCTCCGCGGCAATGGATACGGTGACCGAGGGTCAATTAGCTATCAGCCTTGCTCAGGAAGGTGGCATTGGTTTTATCCACAAAAATATGAGTGTGGAACGCCAAGCGGCCGAGGTGCGAAAAGTTAAAAAATTTGAGAGTGGGGTTATCAAAGAGCCTATTACGGTCACCCCAGACACCAGTATTGAGGAAGTTTTGGCCCTAACCCGCGCCCATCGCATTTCCGGTGTTCCTGTGGTTGAAGGGGAAAAATTGGTGGGCATTGTCACCAGCCGGGATCTGCGCTTTGAAACCCATTTCGATAGCCCTGTTTCCAATATTATGACTCCTAAGTCCCGCTTGGTCACGGTACCGGAAGGCGCAGACCGTGACGAAGTGGTGGAGCTCCTACACCAATACCGTATTGAAAAAGTCTTGGTGGTGGATGATCAATTCAGGCTCCGGGGGCTGATTACGGTCAAGGATATCCAGAAAGCCACGGAATATCCCTTGGCATGCAAAGATGAATATGGACGGCTTCGCGTAGGGGCTGCAGTAGGAATTGGCCCCGGGGGTCAGGAGCGGAGTATTGCCCTCGTTGAGGCGGGGGTGGATGTCCTAGTGGTGGATACTGCCCACGGCCATGCCCAAGGGGTACTGGATCAGGTGCGCTGGGTTAAGACGGAGTATCCTGATCTCCAGGTGGTTGGTGGCAATATCGCCACCGGGGAAGCGGCCCGGGCTCTGGTGGAAGCAGGGGCTGATGGAGTCAAGGTGGGGATTGGTCCAGGTTCTATTTGCACGACCCGGGTGGTTGCCGGCGTGGGGGTGCCCCAGATTACCGCCATCACCAATGTGGCTGAAGCTTTGAAGGATACTAATGTGCCGCTCATCGCCGATGGCGGTATTCGCTATTCGGGTGACTTTGCTAAAGCCATTGCTGCGGGCGCCTATTCGGTCATGGTGGGGAGTATGTTTGCCGGTACCGAGGAAGCGCCGGGAGAGGTGGAACTATACCAAGGCCGAGCTTATAAGTCCTACCGGGGCATGGGTTCCCTCGGGGCGATGCAACAAGGTTCCAGTGATCGTTATTTCCAGGAAAATTCGGGGGAAGCCGATAAGCTCGTTCCAGAGGGCATTGAGGGCCGGGTTCCTTACAAAGGCAGTCTCAGCGCGGTTGTTCGCCAATTAGTGGGTGGCTTACAGTCGAGCATGGGATACACGGGGTGCGCCACTATTGAAGAAATGCGCACCCGGCCCACATTCATCCGGGTGACTGCGGCAGGTGTGAGGGAAAGCCATGTCCATGATGTGGCCATTACCAAGGAAGCACCGAACTATCGCATGGATTGA